A window of Mus musculus strain C57BL/6J chromosome 3, GRCm38.p6 C57BL/6J genomic DNA:
CTAGCCCTTGCCCAGCTCCCAGCACTAGTAGCTCTTAGGCTTCGAGAACTGGATATTGAGAGGCTACCAGCTGGGGCACTTCGAGGGCTAGGGCAGCTAAAGGAGCTGGAGATCCACCACTGGCCATCTCTGGAGGCTCTGGATCCAGGGAGCCTGGTTGGCCTCAACCTGAGCAGCCTGGCTATCACCCGCTGCAATCTGAGCTCAGTACCCTTCCAAGCACTGCACCACTTGAGCTTCCTCCGGATCTTGGATCTATCTCAGAATCCTATCTCAGCCATCCCAGCTCGAAGGCTCAGCCCCCTGGTACGGCTCCAGGAGCTCAGGCTGTCAGGAGCTTGCCTCACCTCAATCGCTGCTCATGCCTTCCACGGCTTGACTGCCTTCCACTTGCTGGATGTAGCAGACAATGCTCTTCAGACTCTAGAGGAAACAGCCTTTCCTTCTCCAGACAAACTGGTCACCCTGAGGCTGTCTGGTAACCCCCTAACCTGTGATTGCCGCCTCCTCTGGCTCCTCCGCCTCCGCCGCCGCCTGGACTTCGGCACATCCCCCCCTGCTTGTGCTGGCCCCCAACATGTCCAAGGGAAGAGCCTAAGGGAGTTTTCAGACATTCTGCCTCCAGGCCACTTCACTTGCAAACCAGCCCTGATCCGAAAGTCGGGGCCTCGTTGGGTCATTGCAGAGGAGGGCGGGCATGCTGTTTTCTCCTGCTCTGGAGATGGGGACCCAGCCCCCACTGTTTCCTGGATGAGACCACAGGGAGCTTGGCTAGGAAGGGTTGGGAGAGTAAGGGTACTAGAGGATGGTACACTGGAGATCCGCTCGGTACAGCTGCGGGACAGGGGGGCCTATGTCTGTGTAGTCAGTAATGTCGCTGGGAATGACTCTCTGAGAACCTGGCTGGAAGTTATCCAAGTTGAGCCACCAAATGGCACTCTGTCTGACCCCAACATCACTATGCCAGGGATCCCAGGGCCTTTCTTTCTGGACAGCAGGGGTGTGGCTATGGTGCTAGCAGTGggtttcctccccttcctcaccTCAGTGACCCTCTGCTTTGGTCTGATTGCTCTTTGGAGTAAGGGCAAGGGCCGGGTCAAGCACCACATGACTTTTGATTTTGTGGCACCTCGGCCCTCGGGGGACAAGAACTCTGGGGGTAATCGGGTCACTGCCAAGTTATTCTGACTTTTCCATCCATGCTAAAGACCACCCAAGTCCACTTCAGAAGCCAAAGGGAGAAGTAGGACTAAGGTCTCTGAACCACAGCTTCATGCCAAACAGCACAGCCTTCCCACACCTGTCGCCTGCATTATGATTGCTGCTCTAGTCTGAGCATGGCATTGCTGCATcttctctgagggacccagggaACTGCAGACACAGACCTCATCGCCAGCACATCCCCTGATCCCAGGCACCCACTCACACAAGGCAGGAAAGCTGACAAGGCTCCGGTCTGCTCTCCATGTCTGTATATCCTCTAATAGCCAGGACCAGGTGCCAAACACAACCACAAGATTGTTTCAGAAGTGGAGCTGAGAAGCATCTCCAGCTTTTTAGAGTCTGCtccaaggcaggcaggcaggcaggcaggcaggcaggcaggctcccGTTCTTTTCTGCTACCCGGTACCCAATCCAGCCAGTGCCCTTAGGTACAGGAAGGGATTCCAGCCAAGGATTCCAGTGCATGCAGGGGAGTGTGGCCTCTGCCTGCAGGAGCCTCCACCACCTTCCTGACTGTCACAAGCCACTGCAGTGGCAGCAGAAGGAAACATGATCTCTGGAACTTCATTTACTTCCACCTACTTCTTCCCATTTTAGCCACTGGTCATCTAGCCTCCACCTCACAGGTGAGGAGGGCCAGGAGCCTGCAGATGTCAGCACTTCTCATCCCCTTGGTCTgcatcctttcccctttcctctcctctgttGAGACAAAGAAGGCAAGATGCTGCTATCTTTGGAGGGATTCCTACACAGAACTCTCCTATTTCACATTGTCCGCGGTTCCCAGTGTTGTGTATTCCAGGCATGCTTGGCAAAGGGAAAGCCAGAGGGGAActcctagggaaaaaaaaaaaatgctaacaaACACAAGAATGCACAGCTGTGAGCCAGGATGAGCAGCTCCTCCGCCAGCCACAGtgagaagtgggagggagggggcagcagCTGCCTGGGTGCTTCACACCAGCCTCAGCTCCAAAGTCTGCATGTAGTGTGGTCCCAGTGGGAAGCTGTCCCTGGATAGATGTCACCTTACAGAGCAAGTGGAGTGTGAGAGAGAATTGCTGACTATTACAGTGTGCGTCCAACAGAGGACAGAGCAGagatacaaacacagaaatgCTGGGTGCTCAGAGTGACAGCATCAccagcagggtggggtggggggaggaagggggacagCGAGGACAGGAAAAGGGGCTGACAGGTGGAGACTGAGGCAGCCACAGGGAGTCTTTTTCCTTTGACTGCAGCATCTACCCAGTGTCCTTAGTTTCCCTCCTCCTTGCTGAGTCCCTGCCCACCTCACACCGAAACATATGTCACCATGAGCTTTCTAGCGGCTGCCCTGCCATTGTCCTTGCTCTGAGGAGATTCTGCTCACTGCAATGAGTCCTAGCTCAGTCTGCCCCTGACAGGTGAAAGCAGCTGGCTTCACTGAGCCAGCAAAACTGGATGTGAGAGGACACAAGCGCTTGGGAGGGCCAGAAGTGGTTGTAAGGATTATGGGGTTTATAGGGTAAGACTGGAGAAAAGGACGTTCTTGAGACATAGGCAATGCTAAGACCCCAAGCTCCTCGGTGTCCTCACAGTCCAAAGAACCATCTAGcaacctcctctccctcctctcccaccaGCAGTGTATTAGGCTGGGACCTGGAGAATACCTGTGAGTTGTTTCCCACTACCActattctaagatttatttttattttatgtgtatggatgaaCAACCGCacgtatgtatgtacaccatgtgtgttcttggtgcccacagaggccagaagagaacattggataCCTGGAACTGGCCTTTCAGATGGCTGTAAGCCAACATATGGGTGCTGGTAACTAACCCCAAGTCTTCTACAAAAGCAGCAAGCGGCTCTgaaacactgaaccatctctccagcctccctcccaacctccactccccctttttaagacaggttctcaTTGTTTGGTCTGGAACATGATATGCAGGCCAGATTGACTTTAAACTCCcagaggcctgcctctgcctcgaaagtACTGGCATTCAAGGCATGTGGCACCAAGCCCATgccacctccaccccactccaTATTCTTGCATAGCTTTCTGAGGACACCTTGGAGACGTGAGACCCATTCATTTAAGGTTACCGTGTTGAGCACTTCACCAGCTTTTCTGGTAATCTGCCAGCCAGTCTTTTACCTGACCGGCCTGGAAAGGTAACTTAGCTCAGTTGTGATtgcataggggtgtgtgtgtgtgtgtgtgtgtgtgtgtgtgtgtgtaatcctcACATTAACCCCAAAGGTAAATTAGATTGAGTTGTTCAAGTGCACAGAGCTGGTTAATAAGGAAGCTATACTTAGAAACTCAGAGGTGGCTGACTCCAGATCTACCATTTCTGCTCTACAACAGGATCATCGTTCTGCTCTTGTAACAGACTCTCCAAGCCTCAGTTGTGTAACATGGGGCTGTGAGAAAAGTGACATTTCTATCCTACCCACCCCACTGTTACGGGGGTCTGGGTCCAGCTGTTGACTCTGACCTTTCCCCTATGACTGATGTACCTGACACAGGAAGCTGCTTttactctcttctccctctcttagaGGTTTGTCTGCCCCCAAGGACTGCAGAGAGGAGCAGAAATTCTAGGCATCAGACAAATGGAAAGGGAATGCCCGTATCTCTCAGAAgagaattttattataattaaaacatgGGTACTTCGGGGGTTCTAACTTCAGAAACCTCTTAGGTTAAAGGACTTCCAGTATGGTAGAACAACCAGAACCATCTGGATCCACTCACTCTGGCCAGCTTTTGTCTAGCCCTGCTGGAAAGGACCTTCTTAAAACCATTCCAACCCACCCCCGCCCCTTCCTTCCATTTTGGAAGAGCATCGGAGTCCGTAGGCTGAGAGAACTATAGACCTAAAGCCCTCTGGGACCATTTCAGCACTCTTCCATACTGGTCCCTGACCGATTGTTTCCTCTAATTTCTGATTTCTGGTTTTCCTTTGCTGTGCTGGATTCTATTCAAGGATGAAAGCCCTGCAAAGCAACAACCTCGCCTTGGAATCACAGGCTTCTCTTGAGACCATCTAGTACAAGCTTTGATGGTAAATGTGTCCCATTATCCAGTCACTCCAAAGCAAACACAGACCCCGTGGAGTGCAGGTTAAGGCCTCGGGTCTTGGAAACCTGTTTGCAGAAGTAAAGCTGAGATGAGGTCTCAAGCTGCCTTTGCTTCCCCAGTgtccattaaaaacaaggataaaGGCATTACAGTGTAACAGAGATACTACAGCAGGTGCTATGATGctccctgtccccttcccctATCCGTTGTTATCTCTCAGGGACAAGTGGGGACATCTTGGTGGGACTCCTGCTCTAAAGAGGAACATGAGGATAGCTCAGGCTAGAGACTATCTAGCTCTATCATAGCTCACAAGTCCTGTTCCTCTAAACTTCTCGGTAAAGGAAACCAAATAAGAACCCTTAAAGCAATAGTGCTCAGCCTGTGGGTTGCGACCCCTTGGGGCACCAATGATCTtttcacaggagttgcctaagaccattaaaaaaaaaaaacctctgatatttacattaaaattaataaccttagcaaaattacagttaagtaacaacaaaaataatttgatggttggGGTCAGCACGGCATGAGGTGCTGTATTGcaggatcacagcattaggaaagttgagaacctctGCCTTAAAGGGTGGCGGTGGAGGGTGAGAATCTCCCTCCTGGGACCcctgatcaggatgtaaagacAGGACAGGAGCACCAGCATAAACGACAAGAGTCAATGACGGGTTTCTAGTGGAAATTTGATTGATAGGGGAGGAGACTGTAACTTCTGGGTGGAGTGGGCAAAGTAGAGGCAAGTGTTGCTTTTTAAAGGCTTACACAACACAGTAGCAGTTGAAAGGATCACTCGCCTATGGCTTGAGAAGAAAACATGGGGCCAGGCTGCCTTTGTATGAGATCCTCATGCTGTTTAAAGtcggcatttttttttcaattattgttACATGCATCTCTGTGTGGGCGCATGCATGGGAGTGCAGACGCCCACAAGGGCCAGAGGCGTTGGATCCCTCCTGAAGCCGGAGTTACCTGTGGTTGTGAGCTGTGGGCACAACAGTATGCACTCTTAACTGATAAGCTAGCTCCCATCCTCTAAAGCCCACTTTCTGCTTTGGGCTACTGAGTAGAAACTCCTGTCCATTGACTCCTTTAGGCAGTGTAGACTTTAACTCATCTCACGTACAGCCTCCTGAAGCCCGATCAGAAGCCTTCCAAGGAAAGACCTTTAGGAGGTGGAAATGAAAGAAATCACACTCTATCCAATCCAGCATCCCACAACTTCAATCCTGCTTTGGGCTCCTGAAGGAAATAAGACGAAAAATACTAAATTCATAGGGACTTGGGAGTGAGTTTTGAGCCATTTCACTTATTCTTGCTGCTCCTTGATATTATAAGTAATAATACCTGGATTTTCATTATCCTGATGAAGAGAACTGGTGAGATAACTCATGAGGTAAAGTgatatgacctgagttcagtcctcatgACCcatatggtgggaggagagaaccaactcccacaagttgtcctctaacactCACCAGAGCAAGAGCATgaccacacacactcatgcacacacatagatacacacacactcactcatgcacacacatagatacatacacacacacactcatgcacacacacacactcatgcacacacacacactcatgcacacacagatacacatacatacactcatgcacacacatagatacacacacatacacatacactcatgcacacacatagatacacacacaaacacactcatgcacacacacacactcatgcacacacacacactcatgcacacacagatacacatacatacactcatgcacacacatagatacacacacatacacatacactcatgcacacacatagatacacacacaaacacactcatgcacacacacacactcatgcacacacatagacacacacacatgcactcatgcacaattaaattttaaaatatgtccctgtggcttaaaatttcagtttttaatTCCTACTCTGAACTTCCATTTCATTTCTTGGTCTGCCCTCTCCCATACTGGACCTGGAAGATGATGGACCTTTAATCATGTGCCCTTTATAACAATACTGGACATTATTCCTTGGATTTAAATATTCTACCTTCTAGCATTAAACAAAAATAGCTATAGTGGCTAACAAGATGACTTAGTAGGTGATGATGATTGCCACCAAGCCTCTCGACCTATTTGGTGGAAGGAAGAGCGAACTCTCACGAGTTGTTCTGTGTCTGTTACACATGTACCACAATGCACTCaagaaagcatacacacacacaaacacactttctGACTGCCATACTCACATCATACACTCATGCACAACCTCACAacaaataaactaattaaaaacaaataaaatgtttaaagggTAAACTAGAGACAGCTCCCCaattaagagtgtttgctgcacTTGCAAAGAACCTGAATTTATCCGGATTCATATGAACCTATccatatacacatgaaaataaaatatctttaaatctCTATACTAATCAAGGCATTCAAATATCTATGAATAATCTTAAGATACATGTAAGTTCTATATGATGAAAACTGTAAAACACAACAGCGGGACATCCAAGACATAAATTTATGGGAAGATTATACAAATACAGCAATGTTTCTTTAATCTAAAAATATGTAAttccaataaaaaataacattagcaataaaacagaaaagcaaattatGGACAATTTTCACAATGTACTAGgacacagtaataataataaataggcaAGCTTTATATACATTAAGCCCGACTCTTGCTTAAGTAATTCAAACAAAGGAAGCTAGACACAAGAGAGTACATATTCTGCGATTCCCTCTTGAGGAGAGTGCTGGCAGGAAAGGGCTCATGGGTGGCTTCTCGGACATAGGTAATATTTCTTCTTGATTTGGTGCTGGTTACAAAAGATAACccatttttggaaaaaaaatatgtatatataaaatggcATATGGCAACTCCTACTTGTAGTTCCAGAACTCTTGAgggtaaggcaggaggattgcctagaGTGACTTCcgagccagcctgtgctacagagcaaagAGCCCATCACAAACCAACAAACTGTGCATTTATCATTTGTACATGTACTATGAATTATTTTTTATAGCATGTATTAGTGGCATTAGAATATGAATAGATCATTGGAGCAAACTAGGCTtaaagagagggctggagaggtggctcagctgtcaAAAGCACTTGCtatctcttgcagaggacctgggtttgattcctagcatcctcatggtggctcacaaccttctgtaactccagttcctgggaatccagcaccttcttctggtctcttcacACACCAGGATTACACATAGTATGCTGATAGACATGAAGATAAAATATTTGTCCATGAAATAAAATAGACTCAAAGATAGGTAAGAATTTGAATAGTATAAAGGTGGTATTCAAAAATATAGAACATATGAAAAGTTGGGTAAAACAAAGTTGTACATCTGTCTCACATCTTTATGCCATAATAAATTCCAGAAGAGTCAAAAATTTATATgttcaaaaatacaaaatgtcttttttaagaaaaacaagggttttaaaaataatttttagtaaTGAAAGACTTTTCTAAATGATATGAACcccaaaagttatttttaaaaaatgttgataAATTCAACTACATAAAAATTACTGGAGCTGTGAAGGTGGTTCAGCCAGTTAAAGGCCTGCTCTGTAAACGTGAAGACCTAAGTTGGGATTGgtgcactcacataaaaagcctGAGGCAATGTCTCGGGAGTGAAGGATGAGGCTGGTCTTtgcagctcactggccagctagcctagcctaaacactagttccaggttcagtgagagactctgtctggtattatgttttgcttttgttgttgttgttttgctttctgagacaggatttctccttgttgccctggctgtatagaactcactctgtagaccaggctagcctcgaattcaAAGATTACCTACCTCTGCCGTCTGAATGTtgtgatcaaaggtgtgcaccattattTACCAGCCTGGTTGGTTAGTTGgctggtttgcttgtttttaaggtGGAAAATGATTGAGGAAGGTGTCTGTGTTCAATGTTTGATCtctagcttcacacacacacacacacacacacaatgctcttGTACAGCAAAACCATAAACAAAGTTTGAAATTACATAGAATAGAGGCTGGAAAGATTGCTTACCAGTTAAGACACTGGCTACTATTCTCTAGAGGactctggttcagttcccagcactcacatgacagctcacaaccacttgtcactccagttccagtggatccaagcctctgtaggcaccaggcacacacatggtgcacatatatgcatgcgggcaaaatactcataaaaataagatttaaataaaaatggaaaacagagtAAACTTGAAAGAGAGGGAAGTGCTTACTTCTAACATATGTACAATGAATAACTATTAGGATTTAGTAAGTAGTAAAATATTAACAAAGCATGTAAACAACTTGCATAAAGTACAACTTAAACACATTACATGCAGCCTTACTtacaataaatgaaatgaaaatcaaagttgCAATAACATGTTAATTTCTATTATTGggttgtccaaaaaaaaaaaatcaggctgtgTGACAACATATGGTGTCAGTATGCTATCATACAGGTCCTTTTCATGCATGCCTGGTAGGTGCAAAACTTTTTAAACTTCTGTGGAAGGCAATCTGGCAATACTAAATCAAAGCCTTTTCAAATATTGTTAACTgaataaaaactggaaaaaatgttTGTGGGAAAATCTTTGCAAAGCTGTGTACATTCAAATGAAATAACAAGGCACAATTCTTTGAGCTAATGTTTGTATTCGTTAAGTAGTTACCATGGGGATAGTcatttaaaagcaaaattaatctgagcatggtgatacatgccCAGGTGCATCTCTAAGTTTGATtccagcctcatctacaaagagagaccctgtctcaaaacaacaaaacaaaactggtccACCCAAAGAGTTCCAAGCCATCCACGACTATATAGAGATACTGTGTcttataagtaaaaaaaaaaaaaaattaaagtgcaaAGTGAAGTATGCTTAAAAGTAAACATGTTAAAAGTTCTGGTTAAATACATCTTCTATATCCCTGTCATATCTTGAGATTTAACTAAGAGTCAGAAAGGTAGTTGCTTTGAAACACTAACATATATAAAAAGGAAGTTATAAAATTATATCTATAGCATGTTTTCAGCTGTGCAAAAATACATTTACGTGTATTTTAAGTGTGGGATGAAAAATTTCCCAAGAAACTGGTTGTACTGGTTGCCTCTGAAGGGACATTTTCTTCAATAACCTTTTGTTACTTGTGAATCTTCTTGAAAGTGCATGTATTATTTACCcaaatatatattttggatgACTAGAAGGCGAGCATGTTTGCAAGCCCAGCTACTCAAGAGCCTAAGGGAACAAaatttgagaacagcctggacaACATAGCAACATATAACAGTAGtagtggtaataataataataataggaaattGACCCAAAGACATCTGGGTCAGACACAATGCTAGCTATGTTCACTCAACAAATGTTTAATGAGTATTCATCATGTGCCAGCACAAAACATCTCCTGGAGACTCGGAGCGACTGTGCCCTCGCCTCAAAGTGAAGGTGGTAGCAGGGCCAACCGTTCCTAACGGTTCGGGAACGACCCAGACGGCGGCTGGAATTCAGTTTTTCAAGCAAACCGCTGCCTGCCAAATCCTCCCCCTTCCACAGGTCCACGGCCCCGGGGCAAGGCAGGGGGCCCCTGCTGGCGCGCTCCTCCCATAGCTGCCTTACCCAGGTGGTGGCCACGGTGACTTTCGGTCCACGTGGCGTGTGCAGCGCCCGCCCCCATTTCACTCCTTTAACATAGTTGCTTTCCTGTCCCCTGGCTAAGATGGGGGTAGGGGGTCCATCCAGGCAGAAATTCTTAACAGATAAAGTGGCGCCGCAATCAGGAGGTGGCTTCCCCCAAGGCCGCTGGCCGCGGAATGACTCCGTAGGCCTCGGGACACCCACGAGTGACCCAATCCCCCGACCCTCGGAGCGCCAAAGTCCCTCGCGGCTTAAAGCAGCACAACCTCCTAGAGGAGGACCGAGGACTCCAGAAGCCTCTAATTGGCTGTTTAATTCTCAGCAGGTGCGAGCTCCATTAAAAGCATCGGCTTCCCCGGGCTCTAACTGGCTGTGGACGTGGGCGGGCTTGGATTTTCATCCGGGTAATTGGACTTGAGCGCGCACCAGCCACGTC
This region includes:
- the Lingo4 gene encoding leucine-rich repeat and immunoglobulin-like domain containing-NOGO receptor-interacting protein 4 isoform 2 precursor (isoform 2 precursor is encoded by transcript variant 2), with the protein product MDAATAPKQAWLPWSPLLFLLLLPGGSISSCPTVCDCTSQTRAVFCAHRRLDTIPGGLPLDTELLDLSGNRLWGLQRGMLSRLGQLQELDLSYNQLSTLEPGAFHGLQSLLTLRLQGNRLRIVGPGIFSGLTALTLLDLRLNQIVLFLDGAFSELGSLQQLEVGDNHLVFVAPGAFAGLAKLSTITLERCNLSTVPGLALAQLPALVALRLRELDIERLPAGALRGLGQLKELEIHHWPSLEALDPGSLVGLNLSSLAITRCNLSSVPFQALHHLSFLRILDLSQNPISAIPARRLSPLVRLQELRLSGACLTSIAAHAFHGLTAFHLLDVADNALQTLEETAFPSPDKLVTLRLSGNPLTCDCRLLWLLRLRRRLDFGTSPPACAGPQHVQGKSLREFSDILPPGHFTCKPALIRKSGPRWVIAEEGGHAVFSCSGDGDPAPTVSWMRPQGAWLGRVGRVRVLEDGTLEIRSVQLRDRGAYVCVVSNVAGNDSLRTWLEVIQVEPPNGTLSDPNITMPGIPGPFFLDSRGVAMVLAVGFLPFLTSVTLCFGLIALWSKGKGRVKHHMTFDFVAPRPSGDKNSGGNRVTAKLF
- the Lingo4 gene encoding leucine-rich repeat and immunoglobulin-like domain containing-NOGO receptor-interacting protein 4 isoform 1 (isoform 1 is encoded by transcript variant 1), with product MGQAPALERCSAQLDATPQLLRPQGMDAATAPKQAWLPWSPLLFLLLLPGGSISSCPTVCDCTSQTRAVFCAHRRLDTIPGGLPLDTELLDLSGNRLWGLQRGMLSRLGQLQELDLSYNQLSTLEPGAFHGLQSLLTLRLQGNRLRIVGPGIFSGLTALTLLDLRLNQIVLFLDGAFSELGSLQQLEVGDNHLVFVAPGAFAGLAKLSTITLERCNLSTVPGLALAQLPALVALRLRELDIERLPAGALRGLGQLKELEIHHWPSLEALDPGSLVGLNLSSLAITRCNLSSVPFQALHHLSFLRILDLSQNPISAIPARRLSPLVRLQELRLSGACLTSIAAHAFHGLTAFHLLDVADNALQTLEETAFPSPDKLVTLRLSGNPLTCDCRLLWLLRLRRRLDFGTSPPACAGPQHVQGKSLREFSDILPPGHFTCKPALIRKSGPRWVIAEEGGHAVFSCSGDGDPAPTVSWMRPQGAWLGRVGRVRVLEDGTLEIRSVQLRDRGAYVCVVSNVAGNDSLRTWLEVIQVEPPNGTLSDPNITMPGIPGPFFLDSRGVAMVLAVGFLPFLTSVTLCFGLIALWSKGKGRVKHHMTFDFVAPRPSGDKNSGGNRVTAKLF